The Vespula vulgaris chromosome 12, iyVesVulg1.1, whole genome shotgun sequence genome window below encodes:
- the LOC127068268 gene encoding ras-related protein Rab-18-B isoform X1 produces MDDHNMDQNILTVLKLLMIGESNVGKSSILLRFTEDEFSENMRNTVGMDYKTKYITIDDSIVKLAIWDTAGQERFRTLTPSYYRDGQGAILVYDVTDRNTFLKLDTWLNELNTYCNKTDIVKMIVGNKIDLPNREVSNEEGLQFARRHQSLYIESSAKTADGVKCCFEELVQKILQTPGLWDTHSQKYIDNGNMTGARYRMGKRGLQLTDDYEPQNVYSRCYCSMI; encoded by the exons ATGGATGATCATAACATggatcaaaatattttaacagtGCTGAAACTTCTTATGATAGGAGAATCTAACGTGGGTAAATCAAG tatACTTTTAAGGTTCACAGAAGATGAATTCTCGGAAAATATGCGAAATACAGTCGGCATGgactataaaacaaaatatatcacAATCGATGATAGTATAGTGAAACTTGCTATTTGG GACACTGCTGGACAAGAACGATTTCGTACTTTAACACCAAGTTATTATAGAGATGGACAAGGAGCTATTCTAGTATATGATGTTACTGatagaaatacatttttaaaactaGATACATGGCTTAATGAATTAAACACGTACTGCAATAAAACAGATATTGTTAAAATGATAGTAggtaataaaatagatttaccAAATAGAGAAGTTAGCAATGAAGAAGGCTTACAATTTGCTAGAAGACATCAGTCCTTATATATCGAAAGTAGTGCTAAAACAGCGGATGGAGTAAAGTGTTGCTTCGAGGAACTAGTTCAAAAg ATATTGCAAACTCCTGGTTTATGGGATACTCACtctcaaaaatatattgataatggCAATATGACCGGTGCTAGATATCGAATGGGAAAAAGAGGGTTACAATTGACGGATGATTATGAACCACAGAATGTATATTCACGTTGTTATTGCAGTATGATTTAA
- the LOC127068268 gene encoding ras-related protein Rab-18 isoform X2 — protein sequence MDDHNMDQNILTVLKLLMIGESNVGKSSILLRFTEDEFSENMRNTVGMDYKTKYITIDDSIVKLAIWDTAGQERFRTLTPSYYRDGQGAILVYDVTDRNTFLKLDTWLNELNTYCNKTDIVKMIVGNKIDLPNREVSNEEGLQFARRHQSLYIESSAKTADGVKCCFEELVQKILYTIRYCKLLVYGILTLKNILIMAI from the exons ATGGATGATCATAACATggatcaaaatattttaacagtGCTGAAACTTCTTATGATAGGAGAATCTAACGTGGGTAAATCAAG tatACTTTTAAGGTTCACAGAAGATGAATTCTCGGAAAATATGCGAAATACAGTCGGCATGgactataaaacaaaatatatcacAATCGATGATAGTATAGTGAAACTTGCTATTTGG GACACTGCTGGACAAGAACGATTTCGTACTTTAACACCAAGTTATTATAGAGATGGACAAGGAGCTATTCTAGTATATGATGTTACTGatagaaatacatttttaaaactaGATACATGGCTTAATGAATTAAACACGTACTGCAATAAAACAGATATTGTTAAAATGATAGTAggtaataaaatagatttaccAAATAGAGAAGTTAGCAATGAAGAAGGCTTACAATTTGCTAGAAGACATCAGTCCTTATATATCGAAAGTAGTGCTAAAACAGCGGATGGAGTAAAGTGTTGCTTCGAGGAACTAGTTCAAAAg ATATTGTATACAATTAGATATTGCAAACTCCTGGTTTATGGGATACTCACtctcaaaaatatattgataatggCAATATGA